One stretch of Malus domestica chromosome 14, GDT2T_hap1 DNA includes these proteins:
- the LOC139191188 gene encoding uncharacterized protein — protein MDLKLQLTLSKFEDLRMLESETFSVFYEKVEMLTNEALGLGKPINETTIVQKILRTLPKRFEAKNVVIQEFKDLNKIKLGKVVGKLITYEMKLDLDKGESKKRKEVALQSVDKSKTIDESCDQSPDEDLALFVKQFRRILKNKGKDDKRVRESSNNSFGQHHDKLTSGLNQGRFIYKRYKSSPSVLGPCFECGKRGHHVAECVNNKMSSQKHDKAIMSTWSDSEDEDSVCFD, from the coding sequence ATGGATCTTAAACTCCAATTGACTCTTTCAAAGTTTGAAGATTTAAGAATGTTGGAGTCTGAGACTTTCTCGGTCTTTTATGAGAAAGTTGAAATGTTGACTAATGAGGCATTGGGATTAGGAAAACCTATTAATGAGACAACAATTGTCCAAAAAATCTTGAGGACCTTACCTAAGAGATTTGAAGCAAAGAATGTTGTTATACAAGAATTTAAAGacttaaataaaattaaacttgGAAAGGTTGTTGGAAAACTCATCACCTATGAGATGAAGCTGGACTTGGATAAAGGTgagtcaaagaaaagaaaagaggttGCTCTTCAAAGTGTTGACAAATCTAAAACAATCGATGAATCATGTGATCAATCCCCTGATGAAGATCTAGCCTTATTTGTTAAACAATTTCGAAGGATTCTTAAGAACAAAGGAAAAGATGATAAAAGGGTTAGGGAGTCATCAAACAATTCATTCGGTCAACATCATGATAAGCTTACTTCTGGATTAAATCAAGGGAGGTTTATTTATAAAAGGTACAAGTCTTCTCCAAGTGTACTTGGGCCATGTTTTGAATGTGGTAAAAGAGGACATCATGTTGCTGAGTGTGTAAATAACAAAATGTCCAGTCAGAAGCATGATAAAGCTATAATGTCCACATGGAGTGAtagtgaagatgaagattctGTCTGTTTTGACTAG